From a region of the Chitinophaga caseinilytica genome:
- a CDS encoding GNAT family N-acetyltransferase: MQVQPFSSDYADQIYDFILHIQQQEFGLPVTREQQPDLAIIPEVYQQGVSNFWIAVQEGRLIGTIALMDLGEGKGALRKMFVHQDFRGREHGVANRLLETLKEWARSHDYSDIYLGTADILHAAHRFYEKNGFVQVSRGAIPDGPYILPVDTKFYHFQL, from the coding sequence ATGCAAGTACAGCCGTTTTCGTCCGACTATGCGGACCAGATTTACGATTTCATTCTCCACATCCAGCAGCAGGAATTCGGCCTGCCCGTTACCCGCGAACAGCAGCCCGACCTGGCGATCATCCCGGAAGTGTACCAGCAGGGCGTCAGCAATTTCTGGATCGCGGTACAGGAAGGCCGGTTGATCGGGACCATCGCGCTGATGGACCTCGGCGAAGGGAAGGGCGCTTTGCGCAAGATGTTCGTTCACCAGGATTTCCGGGGCCGCGAGCATGGTGTGGCCAACCGTTTGCTGGAAACTTTGAAAGAATGGGCCCGCAGCCACGATTACAGCGACATCTATCTCGGCACCGCCGACATCCTCCACGCCGCGCACCGCTTTTACGAAAAGAACGGCTTCGTGCAGGTGAGCAGGGGCGCGATCCCCGACGGGCCGTACATCCTGCCCGTAGATACCAAATTCTATCATTTTCAACTCTGA
- a CDS encoding type 1 glutamine amidotransferase, whose amino-acid sequence MRIRIFQHVPFEGPAAIAEWAESKGHTLEYTRFYDNDPLPAASDLDMLVVMGGPMGVYDTDEFPWIRNEIAFITDAVESGKPVLGVCLGSQLLAAALGADVYPNREKEIGWFPVTFHAEWAPASLVVFHWHGDTFDLPEGAQLLAESPVTKHQAFQFGQNAVGLQFHLEVTTESMEGMIKACGHDLEPGDWVQNAEELRDGLPHARETKATLFRLLDRLAQNAVH is encoded by the coding sequence ATGCGCATCCGCATTTTTCAGCATGTACCGTTCGAAGGGCCCGCCGCCATCGCGGAATGGGCGGAAAGTAAAGGCCACACCCTGGAGTATACCCGCTTTTACGACAACGATCCGCTGCCGGCCGCGTCTGACCTGGATATGTTGGTGGTGATGGGCGGACCGATGGGCGTATACGATACCGACGAATTCCCCTGGATCCGCAATGAAATCGCTTTTATAACGGATGCCGTGGAATCCGGCAAACCCGTTCTGGGCGTATGCCTCGGATCGCAACTGCTCGCCGCCGCATTGGGTGCCGACGTGTATCCCAACCGCGAAAAAGAGATCGGGTGGTTCCCGGTAACCTTCCACGCCGAATGGGCCCCTGCTTCGCTGGTGGTGTTCCACTGGCACGGAGATACGTTCGATCTGCCGGAAGGTGCGCAGCTGCTGGCGGAATCGCCCGTGACTAAGCACCAGGCCTTCCAGTTCGGGCAAAACGCCGTGGGGCTGCAATTTCATCTGGAAGTGACGACGGAATCGATGGAAGGCATGATCAAAGCCTGCGGCCACGATCTGGAACCGGGCGATTGGGTGCAGAACGCGGAAGAGCTGCGGGACGGCCTTCCCCATGCCAGGGAAACCAAAGCTACGTTGTTCCGCCTGCTGGACAGGCTGGCGCAAAATGCCGTACATTAG
- a CDS encoding glycoside hydrolase family 20 protein has protein sequence MTIKTLVIALLALAGLASCGTHGPEGTAPKAPVQLIPMPARLTESADSFLLDKQTVLVAATPADRKTAELFNEWFKSLAGFELKMQDSGSMNAIVFRTRPAAEKAIAEAYRLKVGKDVVTIDGDDEAGTFYGMQTLIQLLPVQSATAYWLPGVDISDQPRFAYRGLHLDVSRHFFPVSFVKKYIDLLAMHKMNTFHWHLTDDQGWRIEIKRYPKLQEIASRRKETLDGRLEDNKFDGKPYGGFYTQEDIKDVVQYATDRHVTVIPEIEMPGHALAALAAYPSLGCTGGPYSVGTKWGVFDDVFCAGNDSTFLFLQNVLEEVMILFPSKYIHIGGDECPKVRWDKCPKCQARMKANGLKDGHALQSYFIQRMEKWLNEKGRQIIGWDEILEGGLAPNATVMSWRGMEGGITAAKQHHDVIMTPGNFVYFDYYQSLGKNEPLAIGGLTPVSKVYSFEPVPEGLSSTEAAYIKGAQANLWTEYIGSPEHAEYMVYPRAVALAEVLWSPKDKKDYDGFLERLKRHLPRLDKKAVNYAKHVFEVRASVENAGKNGVQVKLDSKLDGGKIVFTTDSSAPDAASTPYTGPIPVTKTETIRATVLQDGKPYGNDWQQSFVFHKAMGKTVTLAKTPHQNYNPGPFALVNGIEGVTSFTDNQWTGYSGGTMEAVVDLGDSTDIAVVGLNYLANREQWIYPPKEIVISVSEDGKHYKEVMQRKDPGGTGIIHIRERLQEVKGRYVKFTLRALNKIPDGAPGEGQAAWLFVDELIVQ, from the coding sequence ATGACCATTAAAACGCTCGTTATCGCACTGCTGGCCCTTGCCGGCCTCGCGTCCTGCGGCACGCACGGGCCCGAGGGCACCGCGCCCAAAGCGCCCGTACAGCTCATTCCCATGCCCGCAAGGCTCACCGAATCGGCAGATTCCTTCCTGCTCGACAAACAAACCGTGCTCGTAGCCGCCACTCCGGCCGACCGCAAAACGGCCGAACTGTTCAATGAATGGTTCAAATCGCTCGCAGGGTTCGAACTGAAAATGCAGGACAGCGGATCGATGAACGCCATCGTGTTCAGGACGCGCCCCGCCGCGGAAAAAGCCATCGCCGAAGCTTACCGGCTTAAAGTCGGTAAAGATGTTGTGACGATCGACGGCGACGATGAAGCCGGTACCTTCTACGGCATGCAAACCCTCATCCAGCTGTTGCCCGTGCAATCCGCCACGGCGTACTGGCTGCCCGGGGTCGACATTTCCGACCAGCCCCGCTTCGCCTATCGCGGCCTCCATCTCGACGTTTCCCGTCATTTCTTCCCCGTTTCCTTCGTCAAAAAGTACATCGACCTCCTGGCGATGCATAAAATGAATACTTTCCACTGGCACCTGACCGACGACCAGGGCTGGCGCATCGAGATCAAGCGTTATCCCAAACTGCAGGAAATCGCCAGCAGAAGAAAGGAAACCCTCGACGGAAGGCTCGAAGACAATAAATTCGACGGCAAGCCCTACGGCGGGTTCTACACCCAGGAAGACATCAAGGACGTTGTGCAATACGCGACCGACCGCCATGTGACCGTGATCCCCGAAATCGAAATGCCGGGCCATGCCCTCGCCGCGCTGGCAGCATATCCCAGCCTGGGCTGCACCGGCGGGCCGTACTCCGTTGGCACCAAATGGGGCGTATTCGACGACGTTTTCTGCGCCGGCAACGACTCTACCTTCCTGTTCCTGCAAAACGTACTGGAGGAAGTGATGATCCTCTTCCCTTCCAAATACATCCACATCGGCGGCGACGAATGCCCGAAAGTGCGTTGGGACAAATGCCCCAAATGCCAGGCCCGCATGAAAGCTAACGGACTCAAGGACGGGCATGCCCTTCAGAGCTACTTCATCCAACGGATGGAAAAATGGCTGAACGAAAAAGGGCGCCAGATCATCGGCTGGGACGAAATCCTGGAAGGCGGCCTCGCCCCCAACGCCACCGTCATGAGCTGGCGCGGGATGGAAGGCGGCATCACGGCGGCAAAACAGCACCACGATGTCATCATGACGCCCGGTAATTTCGTGTATTTCGATTATTACCAGTCGCTCGGCAAAAACGAACCGCTGGCCATCGGCGGGCTCACGCCCGTGAGCAAGGTATATAGCTTCGAACCCGTTCCCGAAGGCCTTTCCAGCACCGAAGCCGCTTACATCAAGGGCGCGCAGGCCAACCTGTGGACCGAATACATCGGCAGCCCCGAGCATGCGGAATACATGGTGTACCCCCGCGCCGTGGCGCTGGCCGAGGTTTTATGGTCGCCCAAAGACAAGAAGGATTACGACGGTTTCCTCGAAAGGCTCAAACGCCACCTGCCCCGGCTCGATAAAAAAGCCGTGAACTACGCCAAGCACGTTTTCGAAGTGCGCGCCAGTGTGGAAAACGCCGGGAAGAACGGCGTGCAGGTGAAGCTGGATTCTAAGCTGGACGGCGGTAAGATCGTTTTCACGACAGACAGTTCCGCGCCAGACGCGGCTTCCACACCGTATACCGGCCCCATCCCCGTCACCAAAACGGAAACCATCCGCGCTACGGTGCTGCAAGACGGCAAGCCTTACGGCAACGACTGGCAGCAATCGTTCGTGTTCCACAAAGCGATGGGCAAAACCGTGACCCTGGCCAAAACGCCCCACCAGAACTACAACCCGGGCCCGTTTGCGCTCGTGAACGGCATCGAAGGCGTTACGTCGTTTACCGACAACCAGTGGACCGGCTACAGCGGCGGTACCATGGAAGCGGTGGTTGACCTGGGAGATAGCACAGACATTGCGGTGGTGGGCCTGAATTACCTCGCCAACCGGGAGCAGTGGATCTATCCGCCGAAAGAGATCGTGATTTCGGTGTCGGAAGACGGGAAGCATTACAAAGAAGTGATGCAAAGAAAAGACCCCGGCGGCACGGGCATTATTCACATCCGCGAGCGGTTGCAGGAAGTGAAAGGCCGGTATGTGAAATTCACCCTGCGGGCGCTCAATAAAATCCCGGACGGCGCCCCCGGCGAAGGGCAGGCCGCCTGGCTGTTCGTGGACGAACTGATCGTTCAGTAA
- a CDS encoding DNA recombination protein RmuC, producing the protein MTLTLLSVLIAGLFAGGLGGFLLLRRFYAPKDELAKRLSREQVDEGYVSREMYDSTLFTLHQRDQELKAQESELRTLTARLAAADKEKEQLSGLGEQLKKIHESNRQEFSNLAADILRQKSRDLLETNKLSLDHLLTPLQTDIGQFRKTIEQTRKEDIHDLTSLKKEIESLQQLNLRLSEDAQRLASALKSDVKVQGNWGEDRLRLILEAEGLQKYIDYTSEEVHRDHDQQRNFRPDFILKLPDGKHLVIDSKVSLNAYVAYFNTQDPAEKKIHLKQLVRNINEHIDELGARNYQRLGTLKSPDFVFMFMHFEPALTLALNESPEIFNRALSKKVVLITPSTLVATFKIIRQLWQHENRARNVDEIFRQCGLLYDKFILFLEEMQGMGEHINKAGVAYAEAMNRLKEGKRKGDTIIGKLEQIRELDAKTTKSLPRDVANDMDIRFPDDGLKAVHGNV; encoded by the coding sequence ATGACATTAACCCTCCTTTCCGTACTGATCGCAGGGCTGTTTGCAGGCGGCCTGGGCGGCTTTCTGCTCCTCCGCAGGTTCTACGCCCCGAAAGACGAACTGGCCAAAAGGCTGAGCCGCGAACAGGTAGACGAAGGATATGTGAGCCGGGAAATGTACGACAGCACGCTGTTCACCCTCCACCAGCGCGACCAGGAACTGAAAGCACAGGAAAGCGAATTGCGCACCCTCACCGCCAGGCTCGCCGCGGCAGACAAGGAAAAGGAACAGTTATCCGGCCTGGGCGAACAACTGAAAAAAATCCACGAAAGCAACCGGCAGGAATTCTCGAACCTCGCGGCCGACATCCTCCGCCAAAAAAGCCGCGACCTCCTGGAAACGAACAAACTTTCCCTCGACCACCTGCTGACGCCCTTGCAGACCGACATCGGGCAGTTCCGAAAAACCATCGAGCAAACGCGGAAAGAAGACATCCACGACCTCACTTCCCTCAAGAAAGAAATCGAATCCCTCCAGCAACTGAACCTCCGCCTCAGCGAAGATGCACAGCGCCTGGCGAGCGCCCTCAAATCCGACGTCAAAGTGCAGGGCAACTGGGGCGAAGACCGCCTCCGCCTCATCCTCGAAGCCGAAGGCCTCCAGAAATACATCGATTACACCAGCGAAGAAGTGCACCGCGATCACGACCAGCAACGCAACTTCAGGCCGGATTTCATCCTGAAACTGCCCGACGGCAAACACCTGGTGATCGACAGCAAAGTGAGCCTCAACGCTTACGTCGCCTATTTCAACACGCAGGACCCCGCAGAGAAAAAAATCCATCTCAAACAACTCGTCCGCAATATCAACGAACATATCGATGAGCTCGGCGCCAGGAATTACCAGCGTTTGGGCACCCTCAAGTCTCCCGACTTCGTATTCATGTTCATGCACTTCGAGCCCGCGCTCACATTGGCTTTGAACGAAAGCCCGGAGATTTTCAACCGCGCGCTCAGCAAAAAAGTGGTGCTCATCACACCGTCTACCCTCGTGGCTACGTTCAAGATCATCCGCCAGCTGTGGCAGCATGAAAACAGGGCGCGGAACGTAGATGAGATCTTCCGCCAGTGCGGATTACTGTACGACAAATTCATCCTCTTCCTGGAAGAAATGCAGGGAATGGGCGAACATATCAATAAAGCCGGCGTTGCCTATGCCGAAGCCATGAACAGGCTGAAGGAAGGCAAACGAAAAGGCGATACCATCATCGGCAAACTGGAACAAATCCGGGAACTGGACGCCAAAACGACCAAATCCCTGCCGAGAGACGTTGCCAACGACATGGACATCCGCTTTCCCGACGACGGGCTGAAAGCGGTCCACGGGAATGTATGA
- a CDS encoding YpdA family putative bacillithiol disulfide reductase, protein MAKKVALLIVGGGPIGLACALAAQKQGIDYVVIEKGCLVNSLYRYPINMTFFSTSERLEIGGIPFVSNNAKPTRPEALEYYRRVAVSKHVNIHLFEKVETVKPAEKGYTVITDKAVYGADNIVIATGFYDIPNLLRIPGEDLPKVTHYYKDPHYYATRKVIVIGANNSAVDAALETYRKGAEVTMVVREEGIGKRVKYWVKPDIENRIKEGSIQAFFHSSLVGVREQEADILTPEGVVTIPNDFVIAATGYQPDFPFLENVGVQLSADGVREPVYNEDTMETNMPGIYLAGVVCGGMNTHVWFIENSREHADKIIRHIASKN, encoded by the coding sequence ATGGCAAAAAAGGTAGCATTACTCATCGTAGGCGGCGGCCCCATCGGCCTCGCATGCGCGCTGGCGGCGCAAAAGCAGGGAATAGACTATGTGGTGATCGAAAAGGGCTGCCTCGTCAATTCGCTCTACCGGTACCCCATCAACATGACCTTTTTCTCGACCAGCGAAAGGCTCGAGATCGGCGGCATCCCCTTCGTGTCCAACAACGCGAAACCCACCCGCCCGGAAGCCCTCGAATATTACCGCCGCGTGGCCGTGAGCAAGCACGTCAACATCCATCTCTTCGAAAAAGTGGAAACGGTAAAACCCGCTGAAAAAGGCTACACCGTCATCACCGATAAAGCCGTGTACGGGGCAGACAACATCGTTATCGCCACCGGCTTTTACGACATCCCCAACCTGCTCCGCATTCCGGGGGAAGACCTTCCCAAAGTAACGCACTACTACAAAGACCCGCACTATTACGCCACGCGGAAAGTGATCGTCATCGGCGCCAACAACTCCGCCGTGGACGCGGCTCTGGAAACCTACCGCAAAGGGGCCGAAGTGACGATGGTGGTCAGGGAGGAAGGAATCGGCAAACGGGTGAAATATTGGGTGAAACCCGACATCGAGAACCGCATCAAAGAGGGCAGTATCCAGGCATTCTTCCATTCCTCGCTCGTGGGCGTGCGCGAACAGGAAGCAGACATCCTCACGCCGGAGGGCGTCGTTACCATCCCCAACGATTTCGTGATCGCCGCAACGGGCTACCAGCCTGATTTTCCGTTCCTGGAAAACGTGGGCGTGCAGCTGTCGGCCGATGGCGTGCGGGAGCCGGTCTATAATGAAGACACGATGGAAACGAATATGCCGGGTATTTACCTGGCCGGTGTGGTTTGCGGGGGCATGAACACGCATGTCTGGTTCATCGAGAATTCCCGTGAACATGCAGACAAGATCATCCGCCACATTGCCTCGAAAAACTAA
- a CDS encoding MFS transporter, producing the protein MEQVKTTEVGGTVSHLLMLCTIVFLGFLTLGISLGTLPDFVTSGLGFSSLMVGVVIGVQSAATLATRHYSGTVSDVRGSKRAVMTGLAFCAGAGVFYLVAGAFVAHPVGSLLLLIVGRLILGLGESLLITGALSWGIGLMGTHYSGKVMAWNGISMYGALAFGAPVGMWLASALSLEWAFVSVVALPLIAMIVADRLQGVAPAGNVRMPFYKVVKSIWRQGSGLALATMGFGVIASFITLYFAQQQWANASLSLTIFGASYILARLCFSHLPDKHGGRIIAFYSLLVEAAGLICIWMATSPQMAFAGVALTGFGFSLVFPAFGVEAVKQVAPQNRGVALGGYVAFFDLALGVTGPVTGWLAGFYGFAVIYLVAALAAVSAILLNQSAKAGK; encoded by the coding sequence ATGGAACAAGTAAAAACCACCGAAGTTGGTGGTACCGTCAGCCATTTGCTGATGCTTTGCACGATCGTATTCCTTGGTTTTTTGACGCTGGGGATTTCGCTGGGAACGCTGCCGGATTTTGTGACCTCCGGGCTGGGGTTCAGCAGCCTGATGGTAGGTGTGGTGATCGGCGTCCAATCCGCCGCTACGCTGGCTACACGCCATTATTCCGGCACCGTGAGCGATGTGCGGGGCAGTAAAAGGGCTGTGATGACCGGACTGGCTTTTTGTGCCGGGGCCGGCGTTTTTTATCTCGTGGCAGGCGCCTTCGTGGCGCATCCCGTTGGCAGCTTGCTGCTCCTGATCGTTGGACGGCTGATTTTGGGACTGGGGGAAAGTTTGTTGATCACGGGCGCCTTGTCCTGGGGGATTGGCCTGATGGGCACGCATTATTCCGGTAAAGTGATGGCCTGGAACGGGATTTCGATGTACGGGGCGCTGGCGTTCGGTGCGCCGGTAGGTATGTGGCTGGCCAGTGCGCTGTCGCTGGAGTGGGCGTTCGTGTCGGTGGTGGCATTGCCGCTCATCGCGATGATCGTGGCGGACCGGTTGCAGGGTGTAGCGCCGGCAGGTAACGTCCGGATGCCATTTTACAAGGTGGTAAAATCGATCTGGCGGCAAGGGAGCGGACTGGCGTTGGCTACGATGGGCTTTGGCGTGATCGCGTCTTTCATCACCCTGTATTTTGCGCAGCAGCAATGGGCGAACGCTTCGCTGAGCCTCACTATTTTCGGGGCGTCTTACATACTTGCGCGACTTTGTTTTTCACATTTGCCCGATAAGCATGGCGGCAGGATCATCGCTTTTTATTCCTTGCTGGTGGAAGCTGCGGGCCTCATCTGCATCTGGATGGCCACATCCCCGCAAATGGCTTTCGCAGGGGTGGCGCTGACGGGATTCGGCTTCAGCCTGGTGTTCCCGGCATTTGGTGTGGAGGCCGTAAAGCAGGTGGCGCCGCAAAACCGCGGCGTTGCTTTGGGCGGCTATGTGGCGTTTTTCGACCTGGCGCTGGGCGTTACCGGGCCCGTCACGGGTTGGCTGGCGGGTTTTTACGGGTTTGCCGTCATTTACCTGGTGGCCGCGTTGGCGGCCGTATCGGCGATCCTGTTGAACCAATCCGCCAAAGCGGGTAAATAA
- the nagB gene encoding glucosamine-6-phosphate deaminase, which translates to MTINHQEIELIDSFEQISVDIHLDAKAGSKAVAREIAALIREKQAANEPAVLGLATGSTPKYLYAELVRLHKEEGLSFKNVVTFNLDEYYPIEPDALQSYNRFMKEHLFNHIDIPAENYNIPDGTVPKEQIKAYAEAYERKIETVGGIDIQILGIGNNGHIGFNEPGSQPNSHTRLVTLDNSTRLANAYEFSNMSQVPRLAITAGIGTIMKAKKVILLAWGQHKAKIVRRSVEGSTTDQVPASLLQQHPNCKFVIDEQAASELTRNKEPWLTGDCEWTPKLTRKAVTSLALKLNKPILMLTDKDYNNNGLNDLIVQYGSAYELNIKEFNAIRDTITGWPGGKPGAELPNHPERSTPERKRALIFSPHPDDDIISMGGTFIRLHEQGHDVHVAYQTSGNIAVTDEFVLRFIDFAVGFEGMFDIDRSKSSQILENAKAFIGSKKPSQKDTPEIRAIKGLIRRGEAKATCRYVGVGDDHAHFQNLPFYETGLVEKKPMGPEDVQLTVELLRELKPQQIYCAGDLADPHGTHKVCLDIIFAALDIVKNDDWAKDCWVWLYKGAWQEWDIHEIEMAVPMSPDQIMQKRLGIFIHQSQKDVVPFQGADAREFWQRAEERNANTAELYDKLGLQKYAAMEAFVRYHFM; encoded by the coding sequence ATGACCATTAATCACCAGGAAATTGAACTGATCGACAGTTTCGAACAGATTTCCGTGGACATTCACCTTGATGCCAAAGCGGGTTCCAAAGCCGTGGCCAGGGAGATCGCTGCTCTTATACGCGAAAAGCAGGCCGCCAACGAGCCTGCCGTATTAGGTCTTGCCACCGGATCCACTCCGAAGTACCTTTATGCTGAACTCGTTCGTCTTCACAAAGAAGAAGGACTGAGCTTTAAAAACGTAGTCACTTTCAACCTCGACGAGTACTACCCTATCGAGCCGGATGCTTTGCAGAGCTACAACCGGTTTATGAAAGAACACCTGTTCAATCATATCGACATTCCCGCAGAAAATTACAACATCCCCGACGGCACTGTTCCCAAAGAGCAGATCAAGGCTTACGCAGAAGCGTACGAGCGCAAGATCGAGACCGTTGGCGGCATCGATATCCAGATCCTGGGCATCGGGAACAACGGCCACATCGGCTTCAATGAGCCCGGTTCGCAGCCTAACTCCCACACCCGCCTCGTAACGCTGGACAACAGCACCCGCCTGGCCAACGCTTATGAGTTCTCCAACATGAGCCAGGTGCCCCGCCTCGCCATCACGGCCGGTATCGGCACCATCATGAAGGCGAAGAAAGTGATCCTCCTCGCCTGGGGCCAGCACAAAGCCAAGATCGTGCGCCGCTCCGTGGAAGGTTCCACCACCGATCAGGTGCCCGCTTCCCTGCTGCAACAGCATCCCAACTGCAAATTCGTTATCGATGAGCAGGCCGCTTCCGAGCTTACCCGTAACAAGGAACCCTGGCTCACCGGCGACTGCGAATGGACGCCGAAGCTCACCCGCAAGGCCGTTACCAGCCTGGCGCTGAAGCTCAACAAGCCCATTCTCATGCTCACCGACAAAGATTACAATAACAACGGCCTGAACGACCTGATCGTACAATACGGTTCTGCATACGAACTGAATATCAAGGAGTTCAACGCCATCCGCGACACCATCACCGGCTGGCCCGGCGGCAAGCCCGGCGCAGAACTGCCCAACCATCCCGAGCGGTCGACTCCCGAGCGCAAGCGCGCCCTCATCTTCAGCCCGCACCCGGACGACGATATCATTTCCATGGGCGGAACGTTTATCCGTCTCCATGAACAGGGCCACGATGTGCACGTTGCTTACCAGACTTCCGGCAACATCGCGGTTACCGACGAGTTTGTGCTCCGTTTCATCGACTTCGCCGTAGGTTTCGAAGGCATGTTCGACATCGACCGCAGCAAGAGCTCCCAGATCCTGGAGAACGCAAAAGCATTCATCGGCAGCAAGAAGCCCAGCCAGAAAGACACTCCGGAAATCCGCGCCATCAAAGGCCTCATCCGCCGCGGCGAAGCGAAAGCTACCTGCCGCTACGTAGGCGTGGGCGACGATCACGCGCACTTCCAGAACCTGCCTTTCTACGAAACCGGCCTGGTGGAAAAGAAACCCATGGGCCCGGAAGACGTGCAGCTGACCGTGGAACTGCTCCGCGAGCTGAAACCTCAACAGATCTACTGCGCCGGCGACCTCGCCGATCCGCATGGCACCCATAAAGTTTGCCTGGACATCATATTCGCCGCGCTCGACATCGTGAAAAACGACGATTGGGCGAAAGATTGCTGGGTTTGGCTCTACAAAGGCGCATGGCAGGAATGGGATATCCACGAGATCGAAATGGCGGTGCCCATGAGCCCCGACCAGATCATGCAGAAGCGCCTGGGCATCTTCATCCACCAGAGCCAGAAAGACGTAGTTCCCTTCCAGGGCGCCGACGCACGCGAGTTCTGGCAACGTGCCGAAGAGCGCAACGCCAACACCGCCGAGCTGTACGACAAACTGGGCCTGCAGAAATATGCGGCCATGGAGGCTTTCGTACGCTACCACTTCATGTAA